A single Phragmites australis chromosome 4, lpPhrAust1.1, whole genome shotgun sequence DNA region contains:
- the LOC133916524 gene encoding ATP-dependent Clp protease ATP-binding subunit CLPT2, chloroplastic-like isoform X1 — translation MATAAQAAAAFLSSSSASSSPSSSSTHHTALSWSVSFLATPVLPASLRAAPRAGPRLASRYRGRHVVAQLPTTHPEVAAGKTILWSSRAVRSFAMAELEARKMRYPTTGTEGLLMGILVEGTSGAAKLLRANGISLLKVREEAANVLGKSEMFYFSPMHPPLTEAAQRALDWAVNEKLKLGEDGEVTVNHLLLGIWSDNESAGHKILANLGFDDEKASLLAKTAGEEAAVSPR, via the exons ATGGCGACCGCTGcccaggccgccgccgccttcctctcctcttcctccgcctcctcctccccctcctcctcctccacccacCACACTGCCCTATCCTGGTCCGTCTCCTTCCTTGCAACCCCTGTCCTGCCCGCCTCCCTCCGTGCCGCTCCGAGGGCTGGACCACGACTCGCCTCCCGCTACCGGGGCCGCCACGTCGTCGCTCAGCTCCCCACCAC GCATCCGGAGGTAGCTGCTGGGAAGACGATCCT ATGGTCATCAAGAGCGGTGCGGTCATTTGCGATGGCGGAGCTGGAGGCGCGGAAAATGAGGTATCCGACCACAGGCACCGAGGGGCTCCTCATGGGCATCCTTGTAGAGG GAACCAGCGGCGCTGCAAAACTTTTGCGTGCTAATGGAATTTCTCTCCTCAAAGTGCGTGAGGAGGCAGCAAATGTTCTCGGGAAATCAGAAATGTTTTACTTTAGTCCTATGCATCCACCATTGACAGAAGCTGCCCAACGGGCCCTTGATTGGGCTGTCAATGAGAAATTGAAATTAG GTGAGGACGGAGAAGTAACCGTCAATCATTTGCTACTGGGGATATGGTCAGATAATGAGTCAGCTGGTCATAAAATACTGGCTAACCTTGGATTTGATGATGAGAAAGCCAGTTTGCTGGCCAAAACG GCTGGTGAAGAGGCTGCTGTGAGTCCTAGATAG
- the LOC133916524 gene encoding ATP-dependent Clp protease ATP-binding subunit CLPT2, chloroplastic-like isoform X2, giving the protein MATAAQAAAAFLSSSSASSSPSSSSTHHTALSWSVSFLATPVLPASLRAAPRAGPRLASRYRGRHVVAQLPTTHPEVAAGKTILWSSRAVRSFAMAELEARKMRYPTTGTEGLLMGILVEGTSGAAKLLRANGISLLKVREEAANVLGKSEMFYFSPMHPPLTEAAQRALDWAVNEKLKLGFRCRGCPPPVRPYASYSPTWMP; this is encoded by the exons ATGGCGACCGCTGcccaggccgccgccgccttcctctcctcttcctccgcctcctcctccccctcctcctcctccacccacCACACTGCCCTATCCTGGTCCGTCTCCTTCCTTGCAACCCCTGTCCTGCCCGCCTCCCTCCGTGCCGCTCCGAGGGCTGGACCACGACTCGCCTCCCGCTACCGGGGCCGCCACGTCGTCGCTCAGCTCCCCACCAC GCATCCGGAGGTAGCTGCTGGGAAGACGATCCT ATGGTCATCAAGAGCGGTGCGGTCATTTGCGATGGCGGAGCTGGAGGCGCGGAAAATGAGGTATCCGACCACAGGCACCGAGGGGCTCCTCATGGGCATCCTTGTAGAGG GAACCAGCGGCGCTGCAAAACTTTTGCGTGCTAATGGAATTTCTCTCCTCAAAGTGCGTGAGGAGGCAGCAAATGTTCTCGGGAAATCAGAAATGTTTTACTTTAGTCCTATGCATCCACCATTGACAGAAGCTGCCCAACGGGCCCTTGATTGGGCTGTCAATGAGAAATTGAAATTAG GCTTTCGATGCCGAGGCTGTCCACCACCTGTCCGACCATATGCCTCCTACAGTCCTACCTGGATGCCATAA